From one Ochrobactrum vermis genomic stretch:
- a CDS encoding PE-PGRS family protein, translated as MPIPSVSDTIHLSDVYAGDANAGNGADGYNYGNINYNPSAVVANTQSVTGAAVDVHSGDSPWLNATWDAGHAGDGGGADAANGFLANITNNGDGGAGGDANSNGSLGSSSGGNVAAGQADTSAVQYTELLADQHATILAGVGGNGGDGNMARGGDISSALVHSNPETTTTTTTTNDIASFVDSFNDNFHDIDLSHLPL; from the coding sequence ATGCCTATTCCGAGTGTTTCCGACACAATTCATCTCAGTGACGTTTACGCAGGCGATGCGAATGCCGGTAACGGTGCTGACGGCTATAATTATGGGAATATCAACTACAATCCCAGTGCGGTCGTGGCCAATACGCAAAGCGTAACAGGCGCAGCTGTAGATGTGCATAGTGGCGATTCCCCGTGGTTAAACGCAACCTGGGATGCAGGTCATGCGGGAGACGGTGGTGGAGCCGATGCAGCCAATGGCTTTCTTGCCAATATCACCAATAATGGCGACGGCGGAGCCGGCGGCGACGCGAACTCCAACGGCAGTCTGGGTTCTTCAAGCGGCGGCAATGTAGCAGCCGGTCAGGCGGATACCAGCGCCGTTCAATATACCGAACTTCTGGCCGACCAACACGCGACGATCCTTGCGGGTGTCGGTGGCAACGGCGGAGACGGGAACATGGCTCGTGGAGGTGATATTTCCTCTGCGCTTGTGCATTCGAACCCGGAAACGACGACAACGACCACCACGACCAACGATATTGCGAGCTTTGTCGACAGCTTTAACGACAATTTTCACGATATCGATCTAAGCCACCTGCCACTCTGA
- a CDS encoding type I secretion system permease/ATPase, with amino-acid sequence MTAAFTQARYTVTPLVAALRRCTGAFGLVFAYSCGYNIFLLAPSIYLLQIYDRVLSSRSVDTLVMLTIIIAIAVIVGSLLDIVRRAALSRIGSWVDRQLRPIVMNASFEYAARADAGMAAENYRDLSVLRQFLDSPSCALLFDVPWAPVFLVLLFLVHPLLGFIGLGSALCLLLLALLNEFVTRELSEQANIAQARSYSRFTMALKYIGVIRAMGMQQGAAHLIYRDAEAVRTAQDGVARRTEVLLAFSKSLRALTQIVMMGTATWLVLQNNSNPGIIFVASLLLGRGLAPVEGAIGAWRALAFARGAFNRLNKMLTIVAPGENMRTILLPEPKGQLVLDNVSYRLPSSDRFILRGVSFQVAPGDCVALIGPSGSGKSTLGRILAGVSRPTCGCALLGGIDISLLRHCDNVRHIGYLPQDIELFGGAIKDVIGRLDGSDPQKVIEAAKLVGLHEAIMRLPQGYETDIGEGGALLLRAQRQQLGLARAAYGNPPLVVLDDPNSSLDYEGERLLFGAIERMKCRQITIVIITHRMGILPVTDKIAVMRDGTVSAFGDSEKIFDAFLRVPAKTGL; translated from the coding sequence ATGACGGCGGCATTTACGCAAGCACGCTATACGGTGACTCCATTGGTCGCTGCCCTGCGTCGGTGTACCGGTGCCTTCGGCTTGGTTTTCGCCTATAGTTGCGGTTACAATATTTTTCTGCTCGCCCCCTCCATCTATCTTCTTCAGATCTATGACCGTGTTCTGTCGAGCCGCAGCGTCGATACCTTGGTGATGCTGACTATCATCATCGCGATTGCAGTTATTGTCGGTTCTCTGCTCGATATCGTACGTCGTGCCGCGCTTTCCCGGATCGGTAGCTGGGTCGACCGCCAATTACGGCCTATCGTGATGAATGCGTCGTTCGAATACGCGGCGCGCGCCGACGCCGGAATGGCCGCTGAAAATTATCGTGACCTTTCCGTCTTGCGCCAGTTTCTGGATTCACCATCATGTGCGTTGCTGTTCGATGTTCCTTGGGCTCCAGTTTTTCTTGTGTTGCTTTTTCTGGTTCATCCGCTGCTCGGATTTATCGGACTGGGCAGTGCATTATGCCTGCTGCTTTTGGCTTTATTGAATGAGTTCGTGACACGCGAGTTGAGTGAACAGGCAAACATTGCGCAGGCACGAAGTTATTCTCGTTTCACAATGGCGCTCAAATACATCGGCGTAATCCGCGCTATGGGAATGCAACAGGGTGCGGCTCACCTCATTTATAGGGATGCAGAAGCCGTCAGGACAGCTCAGGACGGTGTGGCGCGAAGGACGGAAGTGCTTCTGGCATTTTCGAAGTCACTACGTGCGCTGACCCAGATTGTGATGATGGGAACCGCGACATGGCTCGTACTCCAGAACAACAGCAATCCCGGGATTATTTTCGTCGCCAGCCTGTTGCTGGGGCGTGGACTGGCACCTGTAGAAGGAGCCATAGGCGCATGGCGAGCCCTCGCCTTTGCACGCGGCGCATTCAACCGCCTGAACAAGATGCTCACAATAGTTGCGCCCGGAGAGAATATGCGAACCATTCTGTTACCGGAACCCAAAGGCCAGCTCGTCCTCGACAATGTTAGCTATAGGCTCCCTTCATCGGACCGGTTCATTCTGCGAGGCGTTTCATTTCAAGTCGCTCCAGGTGATTGTGTTGCCTTGATCGGCCCGTCCGGATCGGGAAAATCCACCCTTGGGCGAATTTTGGCCGGCGTTTCGCGACCCACGTGCGGATGCGCTCTTTTGGGCGGCATCGATATTTCACTGCTTCGCCATTGCGACAACGTCCGGCATATCGGCTATCTTCCGCAGGATATTGAACTCTTCGGCGGTGCGATCAAAGACGTCATCGGGCGGCTCGATGGCTCGGATCCGCAAAAGGTCATCGAGGCCGCCAAGCTCGTCGGATTGCATGAGGCAATCATGCGATTGCCCCAGGGCTACGAAACCGATATCGGCGAAGGTGGCGCGTTGCTTCTACGGGCACAACGCCAGCAATTGGGGCTTGCGCGTGCAGCCTATGGCAATCCCCCCCTTGTGGTACTGGATGATCCGAACTCAAGTCTCGACTATGAAGGCGAGCGGCTGTTGTTCGGCGCCATCGAGCGTATGAAGTGCAGGCAGATTACCATTGTGATCATTACGCATCGAATGGGCATACTGCCCGTGACCGACAAAATCGCCGTAATGCGCGACGGTACGGTAAGCGCTTTCGGAGATAGCGAAAAAATCTTCGATGCTTTCCTTCGCGTACCCGCGAAAACCGGACTGTAA